GCACGAAGTGAGCCTAATTGAACCGGAGCTTGGGTTCCAACCACCTTAGATGACCCATAAACAGCCAGGTCAACACCTTGAGCCTTCTCTTTCTCAATCTGTTCCTTGATCCAAAAGTAGGTAAATCTCAGACCATCCTACAACAAAGTGAATTCAGATATGCAATTAGTAGGTGAGCAATTCAAGGTTTAGAACATTATTATCCAATAATCGCTTAACAATCACATTGACTCAATAGTAGCCTTACTTGACACAAACTTAGGGGTTACTGTGTAACATTAAGAGTGGGAAAGCAACTGTACCTTCAACCTCATTGTAGGAGCCCAACCAAGCTTCTCTTTGATAAGGGTGTTGTCTGAGTTACGACCACGAACTCCCTCTGGGCCAGGAATGTGGTGGATAGGGAGTGTCTTGTTCTCAAAACTGAGAACAATCTCAGCCATCTCATTCATGCTAACCatttcatcacttccaatattCACTGGCTCGCGGAAGTCTGACTTTGTCAATCTATACATGGTAATTGAGCCACAACAGTTAATTCATGAGATGTGAGAAGATATAACTACAGAATCCAGACAAGCATGCCATTGCGTGTATTATGAACACCctatcataattttctcatgTGAAACAAAAAACTGGGTAAcacaaataataattaagaagtCTGGGAAACGTAGACATTCTAAATACTTAGATCTATACCTTCAGTTTCCATAGGTAGCTTAGAACTAACTCATTGTGCAAATATAATCAGAATCGCTCTTGACAAGATAAACATATGCTCCTGTCTTTAAATACCCCGCCCCATTACTAGTGATGTACAAGAAAAACACCCCAAACAAAGTGTTAATGTACCCTCAATCCAGATTTACCGAGGAATACAATGAATGTCAACTTTGAAGGAATAACCCCATTAATCTGAATGTGGGCTTTCAGCTATACAGGTTACAAGAACACCAAGCACGTACCTAAGTACACCTTCTACACATTCATCAATGAAGGTGAAGGATCTGGTCTGAAGTCCATCTCCCCACATCTCAAACTTATCAGTGGATGTGAGAGTCTTTCTACAGAAAGCAGCTGGAGCTTTCTCCCTCCCACCTGTACAAAGATATATCCAAGAGATGAaatcaggaaaaagaaaatcatgcatATGTTATGGTTACCACTAAAATCGAGAGCTTGCCTTTCCATGTTCCAAAAGGACCATAAATGTTATGGAACCTTCCAATCCGGCACTCTATTCCAAAGTCCTTGGTGTAGTGCTTGCACAACTCCTCTGTTGCAAGCTTCTCTAAGCCATAAGCATCTTGAGGCTAAAACCCGGTGTAAAAGTAAACTCGTTAATTACATCATAACTTGACAAAGGAAACACTACAAGATTAAAACATTCTTAACCACTAAGAGTCACAAACCTCAGCAGGCCAGGCATCAGACTCCTTCAAGCTCACATTAGTTTCCAGTTGCTTAAATTCAGGGTAAATACAAGCGCTAGAGGCATAGAAAAACCTGCATGAACCCAGTAATCAAAATTCAGAGgcacattatttttttactcacAAAAAACAAATTTGTGCACTTAAAGGGAAAATTCCATGTGCACTATGGGAAATTTGTCAATGGTTACTTCACTAGACCAAGACCTAGATATACAATATCCAAGCCAACTAACCTCTTTACCCCATTGATCCTGGCAGCCTCAAGCATGTTGAAACTAATCATTGTGTTGTTATACATGATAACTGAATGGTTGGACTGAATGAAGCCCATCCCACCCATGTCAGCAGCAAGGTTAAACACATGGTCAACTCCATTAGTGACCTTCAAGCAATTTTCCATAACCCTCAGGTCCACAAGGTGGAATTCATGACAGAACATGTCTTCAGTCATGTGCTCATTCTTCTTCCAATCCGAAGCAATAATGTAGTGGCCTTCACTCTTCAAGCGCCGGGCAATGTGGGAGGCGATAAAGCCACCAGCCCCAGTGATAGAAATTCGGAGCTTCTCCGATGGCCAGTATGGTTCCCTCTCAAGATTCTCATACGTGTATGCACCATAGACGGCTTCCCCTGTGCTCCCCATTCTGCAATACTTGGACGTTtcagaaaaagaataaagaattcaCACAGAGTAACAACAAATAATGgactaaaagaaagaaaaggcaaaaTCCCCAACTCATGCAACCTCCAAGTCATGGCCGTTCCGTggagaaaccaaaaataaataaataaatcttagtAGCCacatttccaaaaaaaaataaaaaaaaagggtccTATGCACCTAGCCATCCAATTGAAACCAAATCCCATTGAGAACACTGAAATCGCAGAAGCAtgactttaataaaaaaaaaaaaaattaaaatttgataaaaagaaaGGTAAATGGCATAAAGGACCGAGTATGCTGACCCAATTTTTTAAGGTTATATTTTGAATGAGCGgaactaaataaaaatagcaaATGGACGAAGTATTCGGGtccaaaaaattctaaaatcgGGAAAAGAAAGGATACAGAAACATAAgtgaagaaagaaaagtcaCAGAAATGTATACAAAAACGCAATCATATTTCACTAAAACACCCGAATCAAGTTTGAGAGAACAAGCACCTATGTTCTCCAAGGAAAATTGTATTAAACTGAAACCCCACCAACACCTCCAAGGAAGAAATaacatgtttcttttttttctaccCAGTACGAGCATACAACAGAATATACTTACCATTtaccaaacaaacaaagattCATTCgataaaaagaatattataaatagtaaatgaTACACCAGGCAAAGAATCTACACACTTGAGCCAAACcaactaaaatttgaagaatctCAAACAAGCCCACGAAAAATTTAAACCCCAGAAGGGCCAGAACCGAGAGGGAATAATACTAATTAATCCCAGGGTATACATGAATCACAAGAAGAGGCAGGGAGAACAGAGAAATTCAGAAAGTACAGATTTTAACCTGAAAAGCCTTCGAACTTGAGGTATTGAATCTGTGAGATTAGACCAGAGGATAATGATGTTGGGAGAGGAAATCCTCCGAAAAGAAGGCGAATGGTGGTTTCAAAGCCCAGTTGGCCctgctatatatagaaatgcAGAGACAGTACACAAACCAGTCCAAGCTTTTGGATATTTCCCAGGAAGAAATAGGATGGAGCTTTAAAAAGACGTCAATGTCCCtaacatgaaaaagaaaatgacgaaaaaacaaaaactcggAAAGTGACTTTGGCGCGTTTGAATAGGAAAACATcgcattttattattatagtttttttaaatttatatataaaatataataaataatttaattttttttaatttcaatttaattgttttaaatttttaaaataataatgatattaaaaaataatattttatttaaattttatttttcatctaaaacattttcatttcatttctaaatCCAAACCAACTATATAGAATTTTCTCTCCATCAAGgctatttaaatacaaaaataccaaaatcaCACATGGGATTCTCATAGCAATTTTTTATAGTAATTAAAgaaatgttttttaataataatataaatttattttaaaaaataaaatatctaaaaatatttaaatatatatatatatataaattacactATTGGAATCCACCACGTGTGGTTGCAGAGgtactcaaataaataaaactcttcaGTCAGTGGGGTTTCGATTCTGGAACGATTCAAATCTTTTATGTAATACTctttttatgaataatttttataattaattgttaAATAACATAATTGGTGTAAAATCCTATTCATTCGATATTAATTGTAtcaattcatataaatattcgAATATtaaatgtataaacattatagAGTAGAATAGTTTAATTGACCCATATCTTCACAAGATCGCAGATCATAGATCTACATGAGTGGTCGCAGTAAGGGACCACGatctatacataaatatatatatatatatatatgtgtggtTGCATCTCTGTTTGATCTACTACAGtgtccttttccctttttttaaattttttaacttaaattgtTTTGCAATTTCTATGAGTTTTTGTttaaagttttaatttattttataatataaaaaatgatatttacagttttaaaatatgtaatttttatattttatttttaaaaaaatggtaaatataataccaaaattttaaaataataattttcttgatgatagatcctattttcttttaaaaggaATATACTcgatttgtaaattttaaaattgtatataatattaatctTGAGCTATTTACCCTTCTTTTGGCTAATTTTTACATTTCAACATTTTAACAATTAATTAACAAGATGTTAAGGAATTAACCAAAATTGA
This genomic window from Carya illinoinensis cultivar Pawnee chromosome 7, C.illinoinensisPawnee_v1, whole genome shotgun sequence contains:
- the LOC122316821 gene encoding GDP-mannose 3,5-epimerase 2-like, with amino-acid sequence MGSTGEAVYGAYTYENLEREPYWPSEKLRISITGAGGFIASHIARRLKSEGHYIIASDWKKNEHMTEDMFCHEFHLVDLRVMENCLKVTNGVDHVFNLAADMGGMGFIQSNHSVIMYNNTMISFNMLEAARINGVKRFFYASSACIYPEFKQLETNVSLKESDAWPAEPQDAYGLEKLATEELCKHYTKDFGIECRIGRFHNIYGPFGTWKGGREKAPAAFCRKTLTSTDKFEMWGDGLQTRSFTFIDECVEGVLRLTKSDFREPVNIGSDEMVSMNEMAEIVLSFENKTLPIHHIPGPEGVRGRNSDNTLIKEKLGWAPTMRLKDGLRFTYFWIKEQIEKEKAQGVDLAVYGSSKVVGTQAPVQLGSLRAADGKE